One genomic region from Bacillota bacterium encodes:
- a CDS encoding energy-coupling factor ABC transporter permease, with amino-acid sequence MHIPDGLLPVTLTGTGYVLLAGTVLGILRGTSLKGLLRTMTRISLVSSVVFVSSMVHIPMGYTSVHFTFAPLAGILLGPVSFVAVGLAIALQWLLLGHGGLSTLGVNTFSMGSAALLAWLIMRRAKSAPTGGHPPVALLAGIAGSFCKVLLGSTLLVVGGFPPVTFWLVLGAHVPVILGEGAITALAARYLLHHIEEKGLNHGDSFQKVHGKG; translated from the coding sequence ATGCACATCCCAGACGGCCTCCTCCCGGTTACACTTACAGGGACTGGCTACGTGCTTTTGGCCGGAACCGTCCTGGGGATACTTCGTGGTACCAGCCTCAAGGGACTGCTACGAACAATGACCAGGATAAGCCTGGTTTCCTCTGTGGTGTTCGTCTCATCAATGGTACACATCCCCATGGGTTATACATCCGTGCACTTCACCTTTGCGCCTCTGGCGGGCATACTCCTGGGGCCCGTCTCCTTTGTGGCCGTAGGCCTGGCTATCGCCCTCCAGTGGCTGCTCTTGGGGCACGGTGGTCTTTCCACCCTGGGGGTTAACACCTTCAGCATGGGATCTGCCGCGCTCCTGGCGTGGCTCATCATGAGGCGGGCCAAGTCCGCCCCCACTGGAGGACACCCCCCAGTGGCGCTTCTTGCCGGGATCGCCGGGTCATTCTGCAAGGTCCTGCTGGGGAGCACCCTCCTTGTGGTGGGAGGCTTTCCCCCGGTAACCTTCTGGCTGGTCCTGGGGGCCCACGTCCCGGTCATCCTGGGCGAGGGCGCCATCACCGCGCTGGCCGCAAGGTACCTGTTGCACCATATTGAGGAGAAAGGCCTGAATCATGGAGACTCGTTTCAGAAAGTGCATGGGAAGGGATAA
- a CDS encoding ATP-binding cassette domain-containing protein — protein sequence MGAGEEILAVRAVDKSYGHRKVVDAVSFEVRAGEVMGILGPNGAGKTTMIRMIMGIIAPDRGEIVYHFKDGPSRGIPKSRVGYVPEERGLYRDTRVMDTLVYLAGLKQVDPVTARARARVWLERMDLLRWSGARVDRLSKGMAQKVQLIAAVLHEPRLIVMDEPFSGLDPLNQDLFKEEIHRLATQGAAVLLSSHQMNLVEETCDRIFFLHRGGQVFYGDTGEVRARFGGFKAVLRGPGPFAELERSPLVASAKFSQGSAVFWLKPEVTPARFAAAVPPDALTDEITVSRPTLHDIFVGLAREVSEEDAADA from the coding sequence ATGGGGGCAGGGGAAGAGATCCTGGCGGTACGCGCGGTCGACAAGTCGTACGGCCACCGCAAGGTGGTCGACGCCGTGTCCTTTGAGGTTCGGGCGGGGGAAGTCATGGGCATCCTCGGACCCAACGGAGCGGGGAAGACCACCATGATCCGGATGATCATGGGGATCATCGCGCCGGACCGGGGGGAAATCGTCTACCACTTCAAGGACGGTCCTTCAAGAGGCATCCCCAAGTCGCGGGTGGGCTATGTGCCCGAAGAACGCGGTCTTTACAGAGACACGCGGGTGATGGATACACTGGTGTACCTTGCCGGGCTGAAGCAGGTAGACCCGGTCACGGCCCGGGCGCGCGCCCGGGTCTGGCTGGAGCGGATGGACCTGCTTCGCTGGAGTGGGGCGCGGGTGGACCGGCTCTCGAAGGGCATGGCCCAGAAGGTGCAACTCATCGCCGCCGTGTTACATGAACCCAGGCTCATCGTGATGGATGAGCCGTTTTCCGGGCTCGACCCCCTCAACCAGGACCTGTTCAAGGAGGAAATCCACCGGTTGGCGACACAGGGAGCGGCGGTATTGCTTTCGAGTCACCAGATGAACCTGGTGGAGGAGACCTGTGACCGCATATTCTTCCTGCACCGGGGTGGCCAGGTGTTCTACGGGGATACCGGTGAAGTCCGGGCCCGCTTCGGCGGGTTCAAGGCGGTGCTGCGCGGTCCTGGTCCTTTCGCGGAACTGGAGCGGTCCCCCCTGGTGGCGTCAGCCAAGTTCAGCCAGGGGAGCGCCGTGTTCTGGCTGAAGCCAGAGGTGACTCCCGCCCGGTTCGCCGCCGCCGTCCCCCCGGATGCGTTGACCGACGAGATCACCGTCTCACGCCCGACGCTTCACGACATCTTCGTGGGGCTGGCCAGGGAGGTGTCCGAGGAAGATGCCGCCGACGCTTAA